One window from the genome of Aricia agestis chromosome 6, ilAriAges1.1, whole genome shotgun sequence encodes:
- the LOC121728226 gene encoding uncharacterized protein LOC121728226, whose translation MCQNEHHLTECKQFLGTPVNERWNIAKKNRICFQCLRSNHRRGGCGAKRCSVNGCGMAHHRLLHHSRPPADQQQPTAPPQAMEAGEAATVEIVSSTNCLQERQAFLKVAPVTVFGKNSTRIDTYALMDDGSTVTLIDEDLAELLHLDGPRHDMWVQGLSDTKKYENSKKVSFKIRGRHCKEEYGVGSARTVKKLLFTPQKIRKEDLHDCAHLRGLEDHLMYENARPRILLGQDNWELLLALETKTGRRNQPVASHTRLGWVLHGYRSSHTQTIAFCGHTVAKKEEKTEDNMENMMKRFFDLESLGIEARKQKNDPEERALEILKKTSRRLPDGRFETALLWKDEKEVIPNNYNDAWKRLRSLEKKLDRDPGLKEKYEERINNLLESGYAVPAQEPPAAGRTWYLPHFAVCNPAKPKIRLVHDAAARSHGRSLNDMLLSGPDLLQSLPGVIMRFRRHSVAVTADIKEMFMRIRVRKEDRDALRFLWRGNEREEKPQEYQMASLIFGATSSPCTALYVKNKNAEEFQEKYPRAVAEIKKNHYMDDFISSFPSEEEALETSQEVDMVHRHAGFELRGWTSNSEAIRRRLGNDRDSKEVPVGEDCADKTLGIWWEAHEDLLRFNLNEAKIPRTIMSEERAPTKREALSVVMSLFDPLGLLSPLTMPAKKFMQETWRYGTGWDEPIPEQLVPKWTAWTRDLQQVRKIKIPRCYNLQPEMVSEMHTFVDASEEAYAAAVYIRMVREDGAVHTALVAAKSRVAPLKPTSIPRLELQAALLGTRLAKTVEKELEVELVRKTYWSDSRTVLAWIRAEPRAYKTFVAHRLAEIEETTKVSEWRWVPTKENVADDATRATPTDFGAAHRWFSGPEFLKKEEIFWPKEGKPAEKTDTGEEKCFVARYIALQDSLPDIERIGRWKTLIRATGRVLQFIDLCRSPRETVAAVRQRTKKNKEKDAAWDSRRSKKGKSATRMDPVTRRKYVALDARYLTRAEALWLRRMQEESYSKERKRIEENRSPAAGDRLASLSVHLEEGLIKLRGRVAAAEDISRETNNPVIMDGSHRYTKLYIQQIHEEMHHGGVEATVNEIRQRFWVTRIRPTVKGVIRACLACRIRRAKPTCPATGDLPVARLAHHARPYTFTGLDYFGPVEVTVGRHREKRWVALFTCLTMRAVHLEVVTSLSADSAIAALRRFVARRGQPTELWSDNATCFKAAEKELQQEWEKYKSEVNARRINWRYIPPSAPFMGGAWERLVRSVKESLRVTLHEQHPSDETLYTLLVEAENIINSRPLTYVSVDPEEPEALTPNHILLGSGCHVPAPGRFEEEKTSARQLWKRAQHLADVFWRRWVREYLPLLQHRREPHTRGSDPAVGDVVIICDSNLPRNIWPRGKIKRTYPGKDGVVRVVDVETANGHVLRRPTKKIVVLPGVSPARPAGEMCTTDSK comes from the coding sequence ATGTGCCAGAACGAACACCACTTGACGGAGTGCAAGCAGTTTCTCGGGACCCCTGTGAACGAGCGCTGGAACATAGCGAAAAAGAACCGCATCTGTTTTCAATGTTTGCGGAGCAACCACCGCCGAGGGGGCTGCGGGGCAAAGAGGTGTAGTGTCAACGGGTGCGGCATGGCGCACCACCGCCTGCTGCATCACTCCAGACCACCGGCAGACCAGCAACAGCCGACGGCGCCGCCACAGGCCATGGAAGCAGGGGAGGCAGCGACCGTGGAAATAGTGAGCAGCACCAACTGCCTTCAGGAACGACAAGCCTTCCTAAAGGTCGCTCCGGTCACGGTCTTCGGCAAGAACAGCACCAGAATAGACACCTACGCACTCATGGACGACGGCAGCACAGTGACACTCATCGATGAAGACCTGGCGGAGCTCCTCCACCTGGACGGGCCTCGCCACGACATGTGGGTGCAGGGCCTCAGTGATACAAAGAAGTACGAAAACAGCAAAAAGGTAAGCTTCAAGATAAGGGGGCGCCACTGTAAAGAAGAGTACGGCGTGGGGAGTGCAAGAACAGTAAAGAAGCTGCTATTCACGCCGCAGAAAATTCGCAAGGAAGACCTGCACGACTGCGCGCACCTGAGGGGCCTTGAAGACCACCTGATGTACGAAAATGCGCGCCCGAGAATCCTGCTGGGTCAAGACAACTGGGAGTTGCTGCTGGCCCTCGAGACGAAAACGGGAAGGAGAAACCAGCCGGTCGCATCCCACACACGACTCGGTTGGGTGCTGCACGGATACAGGTCGTCACATACGCAAACTATAGCCTTCTGTGGCCACACAGTAGCCAAAAAAGAGGAGAAGACAGAAGACAATATGGAAAACATGATGAAGAGGTTTTTCGACCTGGAATCACTTGGGATCGAAGCCAGAAAACAGAAAAATGACCCAGAAGAGCGTGCGCTGGAGATACTTAAGAAAACCAGTCGAAGACTTCCTGATGGGCGCTTCGAAACCGCGCTGCTCTGGAAGGACGAGAAGGAAGTCATTCCCAACAACTACAACGATGCCTGGAAGCGTCTCAGGTCCCTGGAAAAGAAGCTGGATCGAGACCCGGGCCTGAAAGAAAAATACGAAGAAAGAATAAACAACCTGCTGGAATCCGGATACGCAGTGCCAGCACAGGAGCCACCGGCAGCAGGGAGAACATGGTACTTACCTCACTTCGCCGTGTGCAACCCAGCGAAACCAAAAATCAGGTTAGTACACGACGCCGCGGCCAGATCCCATGGCCGCAGCCTCAATGACATGCTGCTCTCCGGCCCCGACCTTCTTCAGTCGCTGCCAGGAGTCATCATGAGGTTCCGCCGACACTCTGTGGCGGTAACCGCGGACATCAAGGAGATGTTCATGCGCATTCGCGTCCGGAAAGAAGACCGGGACGCACTCCGCTTCCTGTGGAGAGGTAACGAACGAGAAGAAAAGCCGCAAGAGTACCAGATGGCGTCCCTTATCTTCGGGGCCACGTCATCGCCATGCACGGCTCTGTACGTAAAAAACAAGAATGCAGAAGAGTTCCAGGAAAAATATCCGCGTGCTGTAGCGGAAATCAAGAAGAACCACTACATGGACGACTTCATATCTAGCTTCCCGAGTGAAGAAGAAGCACTGGAGACATCGCAGGAAGTCGACATGGTCCACCGGCACGCCGGGTTCGAGCTGCGAGGCTGGACATCGAATAGCGAAGCCATACGCCGACGTCTCGGGAACGACCGAGACTCCAAGGAGGTCCCTGTGGGAGAAGACTGCGCGGACAAGACGCTGGGAATATGGTGGGAGGCGCATGAAGACCTGCTGCGCTTCAACCTGAACGAGGCGAAGATACCTCGCACCATCATGAGCGAGGAGCGGGCCCCCACGAAGCGTGAAGCCCTCAGTGTCGTGATGTCATTGTTCGATCCGCTCGGACTACTGTCACCGCTCACCATGCCCGCCAAGAAGTTCATGCAGGAGACCTGGAGGTACGGCACCGGATGGGACGAGCCCATACCGGAGCAGCTCGTCCCCAAGTGGACGGCGTGGACAAGAGATCTACAAcaagtaagaaaaataaagattccCCGCTGCTACAACCTGCAGCCTGAAATGGTAAGCGAAATGCATACCTTTGTCGACGCGAGTGAAGAGGCATACGCCGCAGCTGTCTACATTCGTATGGTGCGCGAGGACGGAGCAGTACACACGGCGCTCGTGGCAGCCAAAAGCCGCGTAGCCCCGCTGAAGCCGACGTCCATCCCGCGCCTGGAGCTGCAAGCTGCTCTACTGGGTACCCGCCTCGCGAAGACTGTGGAGAAAGAACTAGAAGTCGAGCTGGTAAGGAAAACATACTGGAGCGATTCCCGCACAGTGCTGGCGTGGATACGCGCCGAGCCGCGGGCCTACAAAACGTTCGTCGCGCACCGCCTCGCCGAAATAGAGGAAACAACGAAAGTCAGCGAGTGGCGATGGGTGCCGACGAAAGAAAACGTGGCCGACGACGCGACGCGCGCCACACCCACGGACTTCGGAGCCGCCCACCGATGGTTCAGCGGGCCCGAATTCCTGAAAAAAGAAGAAATATTCTGGCCGAAAGAAGGAAAACCGGCGGAGAAAACGGACACGGGTGAAGAAAAGTGTTTTGTCGCACGATACATCGCGCTACAAGACAGTTTACCCGACATCGAACGCATAGGAAGATGGAAGACGTTGATACGAGCTACAGGTCGTGTACTACAGTTCATTGACCTCTGTCGTTCCCCGCGAGAAACCGTGGCAGCTGTGCGACAACGCACAAAGAAGAATAAAGAAAAGGATGCGGCCTGGGACTCGCGGCGATCGAAGAAAGGAAAATCCGCGACACGAATGGATCCAGTTACGCGAAGAAAATACGTCGCACTCGACGCACGGTACCTCACTCGTGCCGAGGCACTCTGGCTGCGCCGAATGCAAGAAGAATCCTATAGCAAAGAAAGAAAACGAATAGAAGAAAACCGTTCTCCAGCGGCGGGAGACCGCCTCGCCTCGCTGAGCGTCCACCTGGAGGAGGGCCTCATCAAGCTACGGGGTCGAGTAGCAGCCGCAGAAGACATCAGCCGGGAAACCAACAACCCGGTTATCATGGATGGCAGCCACAGGTACACGAAAttatatatccaacagataCACGAAGAAATGCATCACGGCGGAGTAGAAGCAACCGTGAACGAGATCCGGCAGAGGTTCTGGGTGACCCGGATACGCCCCACAGTCAAGGGTGTGATCCGGGCCTGCCTGGCCTGCCGCATACGCCGAGCCAAGCCGACGTGTCCGGCCACGGGCGACCTGCCCGTCGCCCGGCTGGCGCACCACGCGCGGCCATACACCTTCACAGGGCTTGACTATTTCGGCCCTGTGGAGGTCACCGTGGGCAGACATCGAGAGAAGAGATGGGTGGCCCTCTTCACATGTCTCACCATGAGGGCCGTCCACCTGGAGGTGGTGACGTCTCTCAGCGCCGACTCCGCCATCGCAGCACTGCGGAGGTTCGTCGCCCGACGAGGACAACCGACTGAACTATGGTCGGACAACGCGACCTGCTTCAAGGCCGCCGAGAAGGAGCTACAACAAGAATGGGAAAAGTATAAGAGCGAAGTCAACGCCCGCCGCATCAACTGGCGGTACATCCCTCCGTCCGCCCCCTTCATGGGCGGTGCGTGGGAGCGGCTGGTGCGGAGCGTAAAGGAGTCCCTGCGAGTCACTCTACACGAGCAGCATCCGAGCGACGAGACCCTCTACACACTCCTGGTAGAGGCGGAAAACATCATCAACTCGAGACCACTTACCTATGTCTCGGTTGACCCCGAGGAGCCCGAGGCCTTGACCCCCAACCACATACTGCTGGGGTCGGGCTGCCATGTACCTGCTCCAGGAAGATTCGAAGAAGAAAAGACATCGGCGCGGCAGCTGTGGAAGCGCGCGCAGCACCTGGCAGACGTGTTCTGGCGGAGGTGGGTGAGGGAGTACCTCCCACTCCTCCAGCACCGCCGGGAGCCACATACCCGAGGCTCCGATCCCGCGGTGGGTGACGTCGTTATCATATGCGACTCGAACCTACCGCGCAACATCTGGCCACGCGGGAAGATCAAGAGGACATATCCAGGCAAGGACGGCGTGGTACGGGTCGTGGACGTGGAGACCGCGAACGGCCACGTTCTCCGGCGGCCCACCAAGAAGATCGTCGTGCTACCGGGGGTGTCGCCTGCGCGACCGGCGGGAGAAATGTGCACGACAGACAGTAAAtag
- the LOC121728321 gene encoding luciferin 4-monooxygenase-like has protein sequence MSGVLSHAITWFIEEVAARVVAQTRIPTDRHHVGKMLLQNLKDAPDFVLQIDGATGETHTYKDGMDRSIKCATALKNLGLKVNDVIAVMGPNCLDLPITLQAGTYLGVTVAGFDNRYSISEFSGLFQQCPPKVVFCPSANVNNVQKALEGLNIEALIVTFDKSDNTQLLNYQQFLDKYSDNTPADKFTPNDFDPSEVNSIIVSTSGTTGLPKITPVTHKQMMIAIPIAFAVFDTFPTPTELVLCMSPIQWISAHILIVLSVLTRFPVVYTSQPITPHHMYELINKYRPTFMILSPTFLTTLLKPGQSEQCDFSSLRTVFVGGSAVSAELVAVAKKAAPNARFYAPYGLTECAGMVFSGEDPTGKSSGREIGHLKYRLVDPETGKDITEPDVPGELWLKGPTVFKGYYNNPSANASALTPDGWLKTGDIFHRDADYRYHFVDRLKLLLKYRNHQISPVEIEKVIIKHPGVLDVAVTGIPDAEEGDIPVACVIPQDGCHVTAQEIKDMVKEELSDIKQLRGGVVFLQEFPLTSSSKVDRTKLKAMVRTMDRQ, from the exons ATGTCGGGAGTCCTATCGCACGCGATCACGTGGTTCATAGAGGAGGTGGCGGCGAGGGTGGTGGCGCAGACCAGGATACCCACCGACAGGCACCACGTCGGCAAGATGCTGCTGCAGAACCTGAAGGACGCACCGGActttgtgttacag ATAGATGGCGCTACCGGCGAGACTCACACATACAAAGACGGCATGGACCGCTCCATAAAGTGCGCCACAGCGCTGAAGAACCTCGGTCTCAAAGTGAATGACGTCATAGCCGTGATGGGCCCGAATTGTCTGGACCTGCCCATCACGCTGCAGGCGGGCACATACCTCGGGGTGACGGTAGCCGGCTTCGATAACAGATACAGTATTA GTGAATTCAGCGGTTTGTTCCAGCAGTGCCCGCCAAAGGTTGTCTTCTGTCCTAGTGCCAACGTAAACAACGTCCAGAAAGCCCTCGAGGGTCTGAACATAGAAGCACTTATTGTCACTTTTGACAAATCCGATAACACACAGTTATTGAACTACCAACAGTTCCTTGACAAATATTCGGATAATACGCCTGCGGACAAATTCAC GCCAAACGATTTTGACCCGTCGGAAGTGAACAGCATCATAGTGTCGACGAGCGGCACCACCGGCCTGCCCAAGATCACCCCGGTCACACACAAACAGATGATGATCGCGATCCCTATCGCATT CGCAGTATTCGACACGTTCCCGACTCCCACGGAGCTGGTGCTGTGCATGTCGCCCATACAGTGGATATCGGCGCACATATTAATTGTGTTGTCGGTGCTGACGCGCTTCCCCGTCGTCTACACCTCGCAGCCCATCACCCCCCACCACATGTACGAGCTGATCAACAAGTACAGG CCAACGTTCATGATATTGAGTCCGACGTTCCTGACGACGCTGCTGAAGCCGGGCCAGAGCGAGCAGTGCGACTTCTCCAGCCTGCGCACCGTCTTCGTCGGCGGCAGCGCCGTCTCCGCTGAGCTGGTTGCTGTCGcaaag AAAGCGGCTCCGAACGCACGATTCTACGCGCCGTACGGTCTGACGGAGTGCGCCGGCATGGTATTCTCGGGCGAGGATCCCACGGGCAAGTCGTCCGGCCGGGAAATTGGACATCTCAAGTATAGG CTTGTGGACCCAGAAACTGGCAAGGACATCACGGAGCCCGACGTACCTGGAGAGCTGTGGCTGAAGGGTCCTACAGTTTTTAAG GGGTACTACAACAACCCCTCGGCGAACGCGTCGGCGCTCACACCAGACGGGTGGCTGAAGACGGGCGACATCTTCCACCGCGACGCCGACTACCGCTACCACTTCGTCGACAGACTCAAGCTGCTGCTCAAGTACAGGAACCACCAG ATCTCCCCGGTGGAGATAGAGAAGGTGATAATCAAGCACCCGGGCGTGCTGGACGTGGCGGTGACGGGCATCCCCGACGCCGAGGAGGGCGACATCCCCGTCGCCTGCGTCATCCCGCAGGACGGCTGTCACGTCACCGCGCAGGAGATCAAGGACATGGTTAAAG AGGAGCTATCAGACATCAAGCAGCTGAGAGGAGGTGTGGTGTTCCTGCAGGAGTTCCCCCTCACCTCCTCCTCCAAGGTCGACAGGACCAAGCTCAAAGCCATGGTCAGAACAATGGACAGACAGTAG